The DNA segment ACCGCCCCGACTCGCCTACCCGCTGGTGGTGTTTATGATCCGCGAAACGGAACCGGAGGAGCTGCTGCATCCGGACGAGACGGTAAGTGGCGGCTGAGTGGTATTTTATTGCTATTACGCTATCGTTGCGGATTATTCTCATTAGGTAGGAAGGGTGGAGACCAAATGATGAGATTATCGAAACCCCAGAACCCATCCCTTGCCAATGTCTTTGGGGGGCGATGCGGAAATAGTAGCAACCCTCTCCCGACGGTAATTACCCCACACAGCGGGACGGAACTCGTGTCTTCACTTTCTCTTTGACCTAAAAGGTGACCTCCAGCCCGAAAAAGGAGTTGCTACAGATCGACCGTCATCACCGAGCGGACGCCCCGTGTCCGCGATTACGCGGCTGTTGCCGGGATGATATTGATTTTTGCATTTCCTCTCGCCCGTCAGCCTGCTTCCCCCTGTGTATCGATTACGCCATCCGACCGGGGGGATGTTTTAGTGCCTTCCTCTGTGTGTGCATACATTAAATATTGAGTAATCGTTTTCATGAGCAGCTTCTTGCTTTCTCCCTTTCTTGATCTCAATCATATGGCACCGAAAGGTTCAGCGCTCgtgtctctctctgtgtgtgtttatacaAAAACGCGCGTTCCGCCCAACCACATTGTCCCACATTTTTGCGATACATGGCCGGCTACAACAGTGGGGCCGGTTTAtcccatgttttttttttgcggaacTCAACTCGAGAGTAAACAGATTATGTAAAACATATAATAGCGTTATAACGATTATTCCCCATTTCCTCGTTTCCATATGCAAACAGCCAAATTTGGCGGAATCGTCGTTCCGCGGGActtttcccccccccccccgctttTGACCGATTATGACGACTTTGGTGTCCGAACAACGGAGGAGTGTGAGGAGGCAGTGGGCTTGGGGACAAACATAAAATAGCACGTACGTGCATATGAGCGGGTTTGCGTGCGGAAGCACACAGGAAGATGCCGAAAtaaggcaaaacaaacacagttcTGGCGGCGGCGATTGCACAACCAAAAGAGCAATTGATcaatcggtgtgtgtgtgtgtactgtaTATTGTTACCACCTTTGCCGTATCTGTTCCGGTGAGAGTTTGTTTATCCTGGTTTTATTCCTTTCTTGTAGGTCAATGCGTCAATGCGTGATAGCGGGAGGGAGAAGTTGATGAAAAGGTGACCAACTTTCTACCCACGTGAAATGTTACGAGCTTCTACAATCTAAGCATCCTCTTGAAAACCGAGCTCGTTCAGCCGAGCATCGCGAGTGACCTTCGGATAGAAAATCTCGCCACAACTCGTTGTGAAagtttcccttttcccttcaAAGGGGTGGAGGAAAGAAAGTTAGTTCATCTCCGTGAAGCTTCCACCTAAATGAATGCGCACCACGCACCGGTGAAAGACGGGCTGCACCACGTGCGTTTCTGGTGGTACATTGGGCGCGCGTGCAAGCGTCTCCGCGCAAGCGCTTGACGCAAAAGCCACGAACCGGATCGTCCCCGTCACGCTGGTAGAAAAGAAAGGGACATACTTTCACCGCGTTGTGCGGCAAGAGGTGGCCCAACCGACCGATCTTCTTTGCATCTCGCGACACGCTGCACTTACGATCAgcgtttcactttctttttgCGCAGCACCCCGGCAGCGCCCTGCTCTTCACGGAAGGAGGACGTAGttttggaaggtttttttttgtgtttgtttgtatggtttgtttgtgctgGATGTGGTTGAGTAATGATCAAAGTTTAAAAGTACAATAGTTGTGAGTCATGCATGTGCCGGGAAGATGGCGCGGGGAGACGGGAAATGGAATATCCATTGAAATACTCTCACTCGACGAGAAAGCATGATGACGGGGTGCCGATACTTCCATTCTTCACATCATGCCTGTTTCGGGGTTGCTGTTTGGAggattttttgcattttttttttttttgctttcgagAAACTAACGAGAAAAGCAAATTGCCTCAATGTCACTCCGACTCCGCGGGCCGCTTAATAACATCGCacactaataataataatagtgtGTCGTAATACTTTGGCTGGTTCCTTTCGCTTCCATCGACAGTCCAAACTGGCcagcgcgcgtttgtgtgttgtctTGTGCCGCCGGGTCGTCAAACGGGTTTTTTTCTCGGCAGGAAGtgatgattatgcttgcgatACCGATCGGGATCATCGCGTTTGCCTCTGTTTATTGTTGACTCCCGGAAGGGATGAGTAGCGCAAGCGGATCTCTTCAAATAGCCGGACATTTCTCTGGAGCCAGCAGTACTGGCACATGAGAAGAGGCTCATACAATCGGCACCGCCGGGTAGTCGCGAGTCGTTTGGATGCTGTTTGCGTTTCTTCTATTTCAATGTTGACCGGCAGAACGTTTGTGGAACGGTTCCGaacacatatacatatatgtgtgccgtgtgtgtgtgccatccATCAATCCGCTCGAATGACACATTAGAATGACGTACGGTTGGAAAGAATGTGGGATGGTTTTGCCATACATCACCTTGGGCCGTGTGCCGTATGCCGAATGAAAGCGCCCGACCGTCGCCCGGTTGCTATTTCTGCGGACCGCTGCGTCCTTGAAGACGTTTGGCTGTAGCGCAAGGCCGCCCCAAACAAATGCTGCTGTGGTGTATAACAAAACGCCTTGTACGATAATGAGGTACCATATTTCAAAGCCACCCATCGGCCGGTACATACATAAATCTCCTCAGAGCGAAGCCTACTGCGTTATGCTTGGAAGCGTTTGGCAGCAACCCGGTGATGTGTTGTGCCGGTGTTGTGCTTCGGGATTCGGGATGAAGGGTACGCTGGGAAGGGTGTTTGCTGaaatttgataaaacgaaGAGGTGGCCAAAAATGGCCAATCAATAATAGAATACGGAAAATCGTAAAAGTACAGTTAAACGACCTCTACGGGTGAAAGGATTGTATTTGTAAGCTAGTAAAGCCGCTTAGAATAATCGATAACTCTTGTATGAACAGCGTGCGAGTTCTTTTCACCATTACGATGACCATGAACCACCGTCTAATCtcaactgtgtgtgttttttcttttatttttttttctacaggTAATTCTGGTAAATGTCGTCCATTTGCGGGATCCGGTCTGTCCACTGCCGACGTCTATTTTGGCCCAGTACTTGAAGCAGGCGAGCGGTCAACTATCTTGCTTAAAGGTAAGTAGCGTAAGACGAagcgacaacaacaaccaccaaccaccaaccaccacacGTGCCCGTGCGACTGCAGCTGCTCGCACCATTTGCCTTAGTCGCGTCGAAAGTTAACGAACCTGCACGGCACTGTACAAGACAGTGGCCACGGTTGATTAGCCCCTCAAATACTAGCCACCTGTTTGATTggctcacatacacacacacacattggagAGTGGTCAGATTAATTGACCAAATGGAATTTGGATTCGCACGCGGACTTAGAACAAACATCACGTTTCTCCACCGTGTTGCGCGCGGTAAGGAGGCTCGTCGTTGCGCAATCGCGGCACAAGAGGCATGGACCGCGTgtggtgcatgtgtgtaccACCGGTGAGTGTACCCACAAGCAGTGCTACGGAGCATGGCGGGCACTATGACCTTCACAGTTCACAGACTGACTGACTGGCAAAGGGCGATCAGCCTACCAGAAGATCGGCGATAGCTGCATTTGGAGACCGAGAATACCGGTGCCACAATGTTTAATGCCCGCCTGTGCAtatgaaaaaaacgaaaaagcaacaacaagcaGAAACACGCGCGTGATGGAAGCTGGAAAACGTGTAACGTGCGCAGCGAGTGCGCACCGCAGCAACGACGGTTTTACATACACACGAGGGaggatggttttgtttttctttctgcacCATCTCCCTCCCAACCAcaagcacccccccccctccccctggtGCGCACATGCATGGCACACCGTTCGTTAgccagttttctttttcatggGCAACATGTGGCAatcggcaacagcagcagcagcagcaacgtatAGGCTTCGCGTGTGCGAGTTTAGTGTACGCCAACGCCAATGAAGCTGGCCGCGTGGTGCCTGCAAAGTGAAGCGAGGGGAGGGGTGGGGCAAGGGAACGGTAAAAACGGTCGTTGAGCTACCGCGAAAAGCGGACTGGTTTCTCGTTGCTGTTGTCCATAACGAACCTGTGAAACATTGCAGACCCCCCTCACCCCCACGACGGGTCCACCGCGTGCGTCCAGTGATCGATTCAAATGAACTCATTGCAGATCGCGCTAGTGCTgctactacaactactacgatactttttttgtttgtttgtcagaTTCGGAATACCGGTTTACGCGGATAGCTTTAGTTTATTTGCCTTCTTTTTTGGTCCGCTCGGTTGGTCggttggtagtggtggtggtggtggtggtttgccTTCGATTAGCGTTGGTGGTTCGGTTCGTGCCTTCCGTTCCGCGCTGCATCGGGGGTAAACGGGATGAGGATTAGATCCGAGACCACTCTTGAGATTAGCGTAGAAGCCACCGCTCTCTCCTCGATCGGGTTATCCatattttagtttaaattTGCGATAGAACGGTACACCAATGCGGGCAGGTTGAAGTTTGTGTGGTCGATGCTCTGAAGGTCACTCACACGCGTGTACCGCCCGTCGAATGTTGGAACGGTGAATGGCAGAACAGAAGAACATGGAGTTGAACCGAAGAATAAGGAAAAAGGGGGCACAATCGCCACTTCCACCGATCGTTAATTCGCGTCCATCGGGCTTTGGGGCTTTTTGCTGTGTGAAAAACTTAACAACCCGTAGCGCGATAGTTGAAAGGTGGAAGCTGCTTTTGAGTCACTTTTACCTCCAAAAACCATGCACTATTCATGGGAAGTTTGAAATTACACGCTCACTGAACTGAGCAGCATGCTGTAGGAAAATGTCGCTTCTTAACTCACCGGAACCTCGATCGCTCTCCACGATCGTGTAATTattccctctcccccccccccccccttttttcaTCATAAACTTTAAAATTTCATCTAATCTCATACCGTTTTCTATCACTTTCCATTTCCCTTGCAGCAACTCTACCTGGCCACCGGTGATCCCATGACGGCGGACGAAGCAGCGAGCAGCGCCGCGAACGGCGCTGGCCAATCGGGCAATGGCGGTGGCGGGACgggcagcaccaccaccaccaccaccggaacGGGCACCACCGTCCCGACCGGTACACTGTCGCTGGCGGAACCGGTAGCCTGCGCTGGCAATAATGAGCCGCTGCTCTGTTCCGACTCGGCGCCGCGCGACTGCCCGGTCGGGGAGCAGCTGTGCGTCGTGTGCCATTACTTTCCACTTTCCCGGGCGCTGCTACCGTGCCGACATACGTGCATCTGTGCAGTTTGCTTCTGTAAGTACAGGGTCGGGGAGCGCGTCGTTAAATCGTTTGCTTTCACCCCAAACCCTCATCCCTCACCGGCCTAATCAATGTTGATTTTCTATTAAAGCGTTTAGAAAAACAAGTCATTAATTAGTTGAAAGTATTGTTGACATGGTGTATCGTAGTAATAATTAGTCGACTTACATTTGCcacccctctctctctctttgacTGACGTCGCACGCATGCTAATGAGACAGTCGTTAGACTGAAGCATATTCTCGTTAACCCCTGCTAAGGTTAACCGCGTGTGTGCGCGAATCTGTAAGTCGATCAATTCACCGTAGCGGCCGTACCTAACCGTGGAGCTTTTCCTTTAcgccgtctctctctctaattgatcgtttcacttttcccttctttctcggTTTtctcatcaccatcatcaacatcactCTCCACTCTCCGTCCGCAGCCAAACTGGACCGGTGTCCGATGTGTCGGGCCACGATATCGAGCTACTTCTGCATACGAACCGAGGAATATCTGCCGGCTAATTCGACAAACGAGCTTAAGGTCAACGGCAAACCGAAAGGAACCGTTCACTGGCTGGACGCGCTTAACGATCGGCTAACCGATTTTCTGGGCTTTCGGTGAAgcagccgcagccgccgccgccgccgccgaacGCGTCATTGTGTGTCCGGTCGACAGGACAGCAAGGGGCAGCGGAAGGAGCGTTAAAGCTGAACAGCGGAACGAAGGGACCGATGGCTGAGCCGGAACGAGGCCGTGTGGGTGGAATGGACGAGAGCGATCGCGTTCGGTTCGTTTGGTTCGCGTTGGATCCGCCGGCATGGCGGCTTCCATTTCGGTTGGCTGATTGGTCATCGGGGTTCTGGACTTGTCTTCCggcaaaagaaatggaaaaaacgCAAGCACTAGAATGTGTTTGAAGAGCTAGGAGAGGGAGAGTTAAAAACACGATTATAATatgaaaaaagcaacaatgtTAAGTATTAGTTTTAAGTACGTTTCAGTGGTAAGGGTTTTCGTTCCAAACACGTCCCCCCGCCCCCGCAGCCCCCTCCGATCGGCGAGTAAAGCACAGACTACGCGCTGGGGAAGGGAAAGTATCGCGTAAAAGCGAATCGCCGATTCGCTGATAAGGGACGGAAGAGCAGTGCGTCCTTTGAGGAATGGGGTGGGCATTTACGAAATATGAACATGAATGGCTTTGCATTCGGATAAACAGCAGGGCAAATGGGGCAAGCTAGTGGGGTTCTAGCTAGATCGGTGGTGTTTTGTGCACGACGAATGCTGTGGCCGGTTCGAATGGTTTATCGTTTTATTTGAGAATGTTTGCAAGCCAACTATATCAATACGTGAACCCGTTTTCGATAAGGTTTATTTCTGTAgctgtgatttttttaaaaagacGAAAACGTAAGtgatgcgcgtgtgtgtgttagcaaAGGCAAAAAAATAACCGGAAAAAGAAGAATCAAAAGTCTTTATCTACGGATGACTGAtttgtgttttaaataaaGGTTTATTAACGCTGTGAAACAATGAGCGTGTgggcgtgttgttgttttattcgtAAGGTGAACGATAACAATCGAAAGAAAGTTCGTGCTAAATTAGTGTAAATATATCACTGAAAAAGGGCAAGAAGCGATTTCGTTCCACATTAGCGTCGGTGGCTCAGTTGCGCTCAACGttcgttttaaattttaagCACAGACAGCTCTAACGGCACAATGTCAGAACTCAAGCTTTCGATCGGCGTCTTTAAACCAAAcctaaaaaaatacaaagaaCCAGCAAatcagaaacaaaacagaaaaaaaacatcgtatGTGGCTGGTTTCGTACGCCGGTCGTTGTAAATAACAGTGTTTTGGACAATATTTAACCGCCCTGAAGTGAAATTTCCCACATTCATCCCGAAAGCATCCCAATATCTTCAGCATGAGTTTCGATGTAATGTTGCGGAGAGTcgatttttccttttccgctCCGCAATTCCGCTGATCGCTTTGCTCACGCTCATTCTAGCCGACCTGGTTGAAGGAACCGCCACCGATCGTGGAAGACACGGAAGACCTGCTGCGCGCCTTTATTCTCGAGCCGAAAATCCCCATCCACGAGCCCAAACCGTACTTCGAACCGCGCCACCCCTCC comes from the Anopheles coluzzii chromosome 2, AcolN3, whole genome shotgun sequence genome and includes:
- the LOC120949228 gene encoding cell growth regulator with RING finger domain protein 1-like, translating into MSAFSTLTFSAAEITNLLPLTAVIVCIGATIMFLIKAAVILRVQADDVLRPSNVTQQNHNVHVPRLKMTRVHIPFTVRLLDAGNNSFDEVRLAVSSQVKYSLQAFWGVSIRELHVSLWRTWNDLRDASNSHIVDSSYCQQLATNVRCCQPHTEHVITLQSPKPPLILGAPPRLAYPLVVFMIRETEPEELLHPDETVILVNVVHLRDPVCPLPTSILAQYLKQASGQLSCLKQLYLATGDPMTADEAASSAANGAGQSGNGGGGTGSTTTTTTGTGTTVPTGTLSLAEPVACAGNNEPLLCSDSAPRDCPVGEQLCVVCHYFPLSRALLPCRHTCICAVCFSKLDRCPMCRATISSYFCIRTEEYLPANSTNELKVNGKPKGTVHWLDALNDRLTDFLGFR